A window of the Streptomyces finlayi genome harbors these coding sequences:
- a CDS encoding DUF58 domain-containing protein, with amino-acid sequence MALTGRTALLAALGSLPVGILAPSWTGMLAVNAPLSLAILCDYALAAPVRTLQFTRSGDTSVRLGDAAQVQLTVTNPSRRRLRAHVRDAWPPSSWPVGTDRAASRHEVTVPAGERRRLTTFLRPTRRGDRRAEQVTVRSFGPLGLAARQGNHQVPWTVRVLPPFTSRKHLPSRLARLRELDGRTSVLTRGEGTEFDSLRAYVPGDDTRSIDWRATARQSAVAVRTWRPERDRHILIVLDTGRTSAGRVGDVPRLDAAMDATLLLTALATRAGDRVNFLAYDRRVRAQVQGSTAAGDVLSSIVTAMAPLEAELVETDARGLSKAALASAPRRSLIVLLTGLDSAPIEEGLLPVLPQLTKRHTVLLASVADPRTESMTQARGTVDAIYEAAAGTQAQAQRRRTADQLKRHGVVVVDATPEKLAPALADAYLALKAAGRL; translated from the coding sequence ATGGCCCTCACCGGACGAACCGCGCTCCTGGCCGCCCTCGGGTCACTCCCCGTAGGCATCCTGGCCCCGAGCTGGACAGGCATGCTCGCGGTGAACGCCCCGCTGTCTCTCGCAATTCTGTGCGACTACGCCCTGGCAGCGCCAGTGCGTACGCTCCAGTTCACCCGATCCGGCGACACGTCCGTTCGACTGGGTGACGCGGCGCAGGTGCAACTGACCGTAACCAATCCCTCGCGTCGCCGACTGCGGGCCCACGTGCGCGATGCCTGGCCGCCCAGCAGCTGGCCCGTCGGCACGGACCGGGCCGCGTCCCGGCACGAGGTGACGGTCCCGGCGGGTGAACGCCGACGCCTCACCACGTTCCTCCGCCCCACCCGGCGCGGAGACCGCCGGGCCGAGCAGGTGACTGTTCGCTCCTTCGGTCCTCTCGGCCTGGCCGCCCGCCAGGGAAACCACCAGGTCCCCTGGACGGTCCGCGTCCTTCCGCCGTTCACGAGCCGCAAGCATCTGCCTTCCCGTCTGGCGCGTCTGCGCGAGCTCGACGGCCGCACCAGCGTGCTGACCCGTGGTGAAGGCACCGAGTTCGACAGCCTTCGTGCCTACGTGCCCGGTGATGACACCCGCTCCATCGACTGGCGGGCCACGGCCCGGCAGTCAGCCGTCGCTGTGCGGACCTGGCGTCCCGAGCGGGACCGGCACATCCTCATCGTGCTGGACACCGGCCGCACATCGGCGGGCCGCGTAGGTGACGTTCCCCGTCTCGACGCGGCGATGGACGCCACCCTGCTCCTCACCGCTCTCGCGACGCGTGCCGGCGACCGAGTCAATTTCCTCGCCTACGACCGCCGAGTCCGCGCCCAGGTCCAGGGCAGCACGGCTGCGGGCGACGTTCTGTCGTCGATCGTCACAGCCATGGCGCCTCTGGAAGCCGAACTCGTCGAGACGGATGCCCGCGGCCTCAGCAAGGCCGCACTGGCGAGCGCGCCCCGCCGCTCCCTGATCGTCCTTCTCACCGGCCTGGATTCCGCCCCCATCGAGGAGGGTCTGCTGCCGGTTCTTCCTCAGCTCACCAAGCGCCACACGGTGCTGCTGGCCTCGGTAGCCGATCCCCGCACCGAGTCGATGACGCAGGCACGGGGCACAGTGGACGCGATCTACGAGGCAGCAGCCGGCACTCAGGCTCAGGCCCAGCGGCGCCGCACCGCGGATCAGCTCAAGCGTCATGGTGTCGTGGTCGTCGATGCCACCCCGGAGAAGCTTGCGCCCGCGCTGGCGGATGCCTATCTGGCTCTCAAGGCTGCCGGTCGGCTCTGA
- a CDS encoding AAA family ATPase, which yields MSAPTPESTEPNAAAWPPAAPMDSDSARASLEALRSEIAKAVVGQDPAVTGLVVALLCRGHVLLEGVPGVAKTLLVRALAASLELDTKRVQFTPDLMPSDVTGSLVYDARTAEFSFQPGPVFTNLLLADEINRTPPKTQSSLLEAMEERQVTVDGTPRLLPDPFLVAATQNPVEYEGTYPLPEAQLDRFLLKLTVPLPSREDEISVLTRHADGFNPRDLRAAGIRPVATPADLEAARSAVAKTKVSPEIAGYVVDICRATRESPSLSLGASPRGATALLSTARAWAWLTGRDYVIPDDVKALALPTLRHRIQLRPEAEMEGVTPDSVITAVLAHVPVPR from the coding sequence ATGAGCGCCCCGACCCCCGAGTCCACGGAGCCGAACGCGGCCGCCTGGCCCCCTGCGGCCCCCATGGACTCCGACAGCGCCCGCGCCTCCTTGGAAGCCCTGCGCTCCGAGATCGCCAAGGCCGTCGTCGGACAGGACCCGGCCGTCACCGGGCTCGTCGTCGCGCTGCTCTGCCGAGGTCACGTCCTGCTGGAAGGCGTCCCCGGGGTGGCCAAGACCCTTCTGGTCCGGGCTCTCGCCGCGTCACTGGAACTCGACACCAAGCGAGTCCAGTTCACCCCGGACCTCATGCCGAGCGACGTCACGGGCTCCCTCGTCTATGACGCCCGCACGGCAGAGTTCTCCTTCCAGCCCGGCCCGGTCTTCACGAACCTGCTTCTCGCCGACGAGATCAACCGCACGCCCCCCAAGACCCAGTCGTCCCTCCTCGAAGCGATGGAGGAACGCCAGGTCACCGTCGATGGGACCCCTCGCCTCCTGCCCGACCCGTTCCTGGTGGCCGCCACTCAGAACCCGGTCGAGTACGAAGGCACCTATCCCCTCCCCGAGGCCCAACTGGACCGCTTCCTCCTCAAGCTGACGGTGCCTCTTCCGTCACGCGAGGACGAGATCAGCGTCCTGACCCGTCACGCCGACGGCTTCAACCCCCGTGATCTGCGAGCAGCCGGTATCCGCCCCGTCGCCACACCCGCCGACCTGGAGGCCGCTCGCTCGGCCGTCGCGAAGACCAAGGTCTCCCCTGAGATCGCGGGCTATGTCGTGGATATCTGTCGTGCCACACGTGAGTCCCCCTCACTCTCGCTCGGCGCCTCCCCCCGAGGCGCCACAGCCCTGCTCTCCACCGCACGCGCCTGGGCCTGGCTTACCGGCCGGGACTACGTCATTCCGGACGACGTAAAGGCTTTGGCGCTTCCCACACTCCGTCATCGCATCCAACTGCGGCCCGAAGCGGAGATGGAAGGAGTCACCCCTGACTCCGTCATCACCGCGGTGCTCGCCCACGTACCCGTTCCCCGATGA
- a CDS encoding DUF4350 domain-containing protein, whose amino-acid sequence MTRTPTTSPTSASLTARQVWNRTRGLMLALLILVVAGITLAAVRSGDHHGRLDPRSADPQGSRAVAELLERSGVSVDVVTTLDEATAAAGPDTTLLTTAPNLLTPYQQRRLSAATADSAGRTVLLAPDGLSLHHLAPGVRARSPRPVEPRTPRCDLPAARDAGTAETGGIRYTADAPATTSCYPDDGLATVLVFQGQQAGDTVLLGSPDLLHNDRLAQQGNASLALQLLGSRPHLVWYLPSLSDPTATETDEESGAPPTEEDRAAGDSQSFTDLIPSGWLWGTLQLALAAVLVAIWRARRLGPLVTEHLPVAIQASETTEGRARLYRKANARDRAADSLRSAARARLAPLAGVSPREAHSPEVLLPAISARVTERVGDLSSLLFGPAPDDNAALVLLTDQLDALEREVRTS is encoded by the coding sequence ATGACCAGGACGCCCACCACCTCCCCCACCTCGGCATCCCTCACAGCACGCCAGGTCTGGAACCGCACCCGCGGGCTCATGCTCGCCCTGCTCATCCTCGTGGTGGCGGGCATCACGCTCGCGGCCGTTCGCTCCGGCGACCACCACGGCCGCCTCGATCCCCGCTCCGCGGACCCGCAGGGCAGTCGCGCCGTCGCGGAACTCCTCGAACGGAGCGGCGTCTCCGTAGACGTCGTCACCACACTCGACGAGGCCACCGCCGCAGCCGGCCCCGACACGACCCTCCTCACCACCGCGCCCAATCTGCTCACGCCGTACCAGCAACGCCGGCTCAGCGCAGCCACAGCGGACTCCGCCGGCCGCACGGTCCTGCTCGCCCCGGACGGACTGTCCCTGCACCACCTGGCCCCAGGCGTACGAGCCCGGTCGCCCCGCCCCGTCGAGCCGAGGACCCCGCGCTGCGACCTCCCCGCCGCCCGAGACGCGGGCACAGCGGAGACGGGCGGCATCCGCTACACGGCGGACGCCCCGGCCACCACCTCCTGCTATCCGGACGACGGCCTCGCCACCGTCCTCGTCTTCCAGGGACAGCAAGCCGGCGACACCGTGCTGCTCGGCTCCCCCGACCTGCTCCACAACGACCGCCTCGCCCAGCAGGGCAACGCCTCGCTGGCGCTGCAACTCCTCGGTTCCCGCCCGCATCTCGTCTGGTACCTCCCTTCGCTCTCTGATCCCACCGCCACCGAAACCGACGAGGAAAGCGGAGCCCCGCCCACCGAGGAGGACAGAGCAGCAGGTGACTCGCAGAGTTTCACGGACCTGATCCCCTCCGGCTGGCTGTGGGGCACCCTGCAACTCGCCCTCGCTGCCGTACTCGTCGCCATCTGGCGAGCACGCCGTCTGGGTCCTCTCGTCACCGAACACCTGCCCGTAGCCATCCAGGCGTCCGAGACCACCGAGGGCCGCGCCCGCCTGTACCGCAAGGCCAATGCCCGCGACCGGGCCGCCGACTCCCTGCGCTCAGCCGCCCGTGCCCGCCTCGCACCCCTGGCCGGTGTCTCCCCCCGCGAAGCGCATTCCCCCGAAGTGCTCCTCCCCGCGATCTCGGCCCGCGTCACCGAACGGGTCGGCGACCTCAGCTCACTGCTCTTCGGTCCCGCACCCGACGACAACGCGGCCCTAGTCCTCCTGACCGACCAACTCGACGCCCTCGAAAGAGAGGTACGCACTTCATGA